One Kineococcus radiotolerans SRS30216 = ATCC BAA-149 DNA window includes the following coding sequences:
- a CDS encoding TetR/AcrR family transcriptional regulator translates to MREPRAAAPTTAPAAGAPAAPRGRRADAERNRAAIITAATAVFAEHGADVDVREIARRSGVGMGTLYRHFPSKEDLLRLSLEQEFTAWLTQAHERAAATEDPWQALSGFFEQVLTTQAHNRALMDSYVQTGGPTESCVHKCRVFIDALRQRCEQAGVLRPGVSTEDLLSLSGSLCTTVQTVGDERRWRRLMTISLDGLSSRHREPLPS, encoded by the coding sequence GTGAGAGAACCCCGCGCCGCCGCACCGACGACGGCGCCAGCTGCAGGCGCACCGGCTGCCCCGCGTGGGCGACGAGCCGACGCCGAACGCAACCGGGCCGCGATCATCACGGCCGCCACCGCCGTCTTCGCCGAGCACGGCGCGGACGTGGACGTGCGCGAGATCGCCCGGCGCAGCGGGGTGGGCATGGGCACCCTCTACCGCCACTTCCCTTCCAAGGAGGACCTGCTCCGCCTGAGCCTGGAGCAGGAGTTCACCGCCTGGCTCACCCAGGCCCACGAACGCGCCGCAGCGACGGAGGACCCCTGGCAGGCGCTGTCGGGGTTCTTCGAGCAGGTGTTGACCACCCAGGCCCACAACCGCGCACTGATGGACAGCTACGTCCAGACCGGCGGCCCGACGGAGTCCTGCGTGCACAAGTGCCGGGTGTTCATCGACGCACTGCGCCAGCGGTGTGAGCAGGCGGGAGTCCTCCGCCCCGGGGTGAGCACCGAGGACCTGCTCTCCCTCAGCGGATCGCTGTGCACCACGGTGCAGACCGTCGGCGACGAGCGCCGCTGGCGGCGGCTGATGACGATCTCCCTCGACGGGCTCAGCAGCCGCCACCGCGAACCCCTGCCGTCCTGA